A single Glycine soja cultivar W05 chromosome 14, ASM419377v2, whole genome shotgun sequence DNA region contains:
- the LOC114385370 gene encoding transmembrane protein 214-like isoform X1, translated as MDETSALIEAILREQEEEEEEAHRRRRNLTTQNTTIKSNNQWQTVSYHKRNRNNNNNKSSSKQPLAADPSPDVFSSVQRHSEHSRRRLLESQIASEAEAAAAAAPSRSKRHSDDEDDGDAEHEAIAVQEVKKAKQKKPKKPKVTVAEAASRISADDLDAFLAEITASYESQQDIMLMRFADYFGRAFSSVSAAQFPWLKTFKESTVAKIVDIPLLHISEDIYKISTDWISHRSYEALGSFVLWSLDSILSDLASHQGVKKAVQQSSSKSQVAMFVVLTMVLRRKPDVLISLLPILKENKKYQGQDKLPVIVWVITQASQGDLVMGLYLWVYLLLPMLSVKSGCNPQSRDLILQLVERIITFPKAHSILLSGAVRKGERVVPPWALDSLLRVTFPLHSARVKATERFEAVYPTLREVALAGSPGSKAIKHLAQQILSFAIKAAGKANLDLSKEASDIFIWCLTQNPECYKQWDLLYMDNLEASIVVLRILSGEWKEYFIKHPTLDPLRETLKSFSQKNEKALAKADDAARHALLKDADKYCKALLGRLSQDHGCMKSVTILSVVFAVGAIFVYQNLHLWDYSQLTEMLNLS; from the exons ATGGATGAGACTTCAGCTCTCATCGAAGCCATTCTCAGAGagcaagaggaagaagaagaagaagctcacaGAAGAAGACGGAACCTCACCACGCAAAACACCACAATCAAAAGTAACAACCAATGGCAAACGGTGTCGTATCACAAGCGCAAccgcaacaacaacaacaacaagtctTCCTCCAAGCAGCCTCTCGCCGCCGATCCTTCCCCTGACGTCTTCAGCTCCGTTCAGCGCCATTCCGAGCACAGCCGCCGCCGACTACTCGAGTCTCAGATCGCCTCCGAGGCTGAAGCAGCTGCAGCCGCCGCTCCGAGCAGATCGAAGCGGCATTCCGACGACGAAGACGACGGCGATGCGGAGCATGAAGCCATCGCCGTTCAGGAGGTGAAGAAGGCGAAGCAGAAGAAACCGAAGAAGCCGAAGGTGACGGTGGCCGAAGCTGCTTCTAGAATCAGCGCCGATGATCTCGACGCGTTTCTCGCTGAGATTACC GCTTCGTATGAATCGCAGCAAGATATTATGCTGATGCGATTTGCTGACTACTTCGGTCGCGCATTCTCGTCGGTGAGTGCAGCTCAATTCCCGTGGCTGAAGACGTTCAAAGAGTCCACCGTTGCGAAGATTGTTGAT ATCCCTCTTTTGCATATATCTGAGGATATTTACAAAATATCAACGGATTGGATCAGTCATCGATCATATGAAGCACTTGGTTCCTTTGTGCTATGGTCGTTGGACAGCATTCTTTCAGACCTTGCCAGTCATCAGGGAGTTAAGAAGGCAGTCCAGCAATCATCATCGAAATCTCAG GTTGCCATGTTTGTGGTTTTAACAATGGTGCTTCGACGAAAACCTGATGTCTTGATTAGCTTATTACCAATATTAaaggagaataaaaaatatcaaggaCAGGATAAACTCCCTGTCATTGTTTGGGTGATAACTCAG GCTTCTCAAGGAGATCTAGTTATGGGGTTGTACTTGTGGGTATATCTTCTCTTGCCGATGCTGAGTGTGAAGTCTGGTTGCAATCCACAGTCAAGAGACTTGATATTACAGTTGGTTGAGAG AATTATCACATTTCCTAAAGCTCACTCTATCTTGCTAAGTGGGGCTGTCAGAAAGGGGGAGCGTGTTGTGCCCCCATGGGCACTTGATTCTCTATTGAGAGTTACTTTCCCTCTTCATTCAGCCCGGGTCAAg GCCACTGAAAGATTTGAAGCTGTTTATCCAACGTTAAGAGAAGTTGCCCTTGCCGGTTCCCCTGGAAGTAAAGCAATAAAGCATCTTGCACAACAGATACTAAGCTTTGCAATTAAAGCTGCGGGAAAAG CTAATCTGGACCTATCAAAGGAGGCAAGTGACATTTTTATTTGGTGTTTGACTCAGAACCCTGAATGTTACAAGCAATGG GATTTGCTTTATATGGATAACCTTGAAGCAAGTATTGTTGTATTAAGAATACTTTCTGGTGAATGGAAGGAATACTTTATCAAACATCCTACTCTTGATCCTTTGAGGGAAACTCTTAAGAGCTTCAGTCAAAAG AATGAAAAGGCCTTGGCTAAGGCGGATGATGCTGCTCGCCATGCATTATTGAAGGATGCAGACAAGTACTGCAAAGCCCTTTTGGGAAGATTGTCACAAGACCATGGATGCATGAAGAGCGTGACAATTCTTTCTGTTGTATTTGCGGTTGGTGCCATTTTCGTGTACCAGAACTTGCATTTATGGGATTATAGTCAACTGACAGAAATGTTGAACCTATCCTAG
- the LOC114385370 gene encoding uncharacterized protein LOC114385370 isoform X2, with the protein MDETSALIEAILREQEEEEEEAHRRRRNLTTQNTTIKSNNQWQTVSYHKRNRNNNNNKSSSKQPLAADPSPDVFSSVQRHSEHSRRRLLESQIASEAEAAAAAAPSRSKRHSDDEDDGDAEHEAIAVQEVKKAKQKKPKKPKVTVAEAASRISADDLDAFLAEITQDIMLMRFADYFGRAFSSVSAAQFPWLKTFKESTVAKIVDIPLLHISEDIYKISTDWISHRSYEALGSFVLWSLDSILSDLASHQGVKKAVQQSSSKSQVAMFVVLTMVLRRKPDVLISLLPILKENKKYQGQDKLPVIVWVITQASQGDLVMGLYLWVYLLLPMLSVKSGCNPQSRDLILQLVERIITFPKAHSILLSGAVRKGERVVPPWALDSLLRVTFPLHSARVKATERFEAVYPTLREVALAGSPGSKAIKHLAQQILSFAIKAAGKANLDLSKEASDIFIWCLTQNPECYKQWDLLYMDNLEASIVVLRILSGEWKEYFIKHPTLDPLRETLKSFSQKNEKALAKADDAARHALLKDADKYCKALLGRLSQDHGCMKSVTILSVVFAVGAIFVYQNLHLWDYSQLTEMLNLS; encoded by the exons ATGGATGAGACTTCAGCTCTCATCGAAGCCATTCTCAGAGagcaagaggaagaagaagaagaagctcacaGAAGAAGACGGAACCTCACCACGCAAAACACCACAATCAAAAGTAACAACCAATGGCAAACGGTGTCGTATCACAAGCGCAAccgcaacaacaacaacaacaagtctTCCTCCAAGCAGCCTCTCGCCGCCGATCCTTCCCCTGACGTCTTCAGCTCCGTTCAGCGCCATTCCGAGCACAGCCGCCGCCGACTACTCGAGTCTCAGATCGCCTCCGAGGCTGAAGCAGCTGCAGCCGCCGCTCCGAGCAGATCGAAGCGGCATTCCGACGACGAAGACGACGGCGATGCGGAGCATGAAGCCATCGCCGTTCAGGAGGTGAAGAAGGCGAAGCAGAAGAAACCGAAGAAGCCGAAGGTGACGGTGGCCGAAGCTGCTTCTAGAATCAGCGCCGATGATCTCGACGCGTTTCTCGCTGAGATTACC CAAGATATTATGCTGATGCGATTTGCTGACTACTTCGGTCGCGCATTCTCGTCGGTGAGTGCAGCTCAATTCCCGTGGCTGAAGACGTTCAAAGAGTCCACCGTTGCGAAGATTGTTGAT ATCCCTCTTTTGCATATATCTGAGGATATTTACAAAATATCAACGGATTGGATCAGTCATCGATCATATGAAGCACTTGGTTCCTTTGTGCTATGGTCGTTGGACAGCATTCTTTCAGACCTTGCCAGTCATCAGGGAGTTAAGAAGGCAGTCCAGCAATCATCATCGAAATCTCAG GTTGCCATGTTTGTGGTTTTAACAATGGTGCTTCGACGAAAACCTGATGTCTTGATTAGCTTATTACCAATATTAaaggagaataaaaaatatcaaggaCAGGATAAACTCCCTGTCATTGTTTGGGTGATAACTCAG GCTTCTCAAGGAGATCTAGTTATGGGGTTGTACTTGTGGGTATATCTTCTCTTGCCGATGCTGAGTGTGAAGTCTGGTTGCAATCCACAGTCAAGAGACTTGATATTACAGTTGGTTGAGAG AATTATCACATTTCCTAAAGCTCACTCTATCTTGCTAAGTGGGGCTGTCAGAAAGGGGGAGCGTGTTGTGCCCCCATGGGCACTTGATTCTCTATTGAGAGTTACTTTCCCTCTTCATTCAGCCCGGGTCAAg GCCACTGAAAGATTTGAAGCTGTTTATCCAACGTTAAGAGAAGTTGCCCTTGCCGGTTCCCCTGGAAGTAAAGCAATAAAGCATCTTGCACAACAGATACTAAGCTTTGCAATTAAAGCTGCGGGAAAAG CTAATCTGGACCTATCAAAGGAGGCAAGTGACATTTTTATTTGGTGTTTGACTCAGAACCCTGAATGTTACAAGCAATGG GATTTGCTTTATATGGATAACCTTGAAGCAAGTATTGTTGTATTAAGAATACTTTCTGGTGAATGGAAGGAATACTTTATCAAACATCCTACTCTTGATCCTTTGAGGGAAACTCTTAAGAGCTTCAGTCAAAAG AATGAAAAGGCCTTGGCTAAGGCGGATGATGCTGCTCGCCATGCATTATTGAAGGATGCAGACAAGTACTGCAAAGCCCTTTTGGGAAGATTGTCACAAGACCATGGATGCATGAAGAGCGTGACAATTCTTTCTGTTGTATTTGCGGTTGGTGCCATTTTCGTGTACCAGAACTTGCATTTATGGGATTATAGTCAACTGACAGAAATGTTGAACCTATCCTAG
- the LOC114385371 gene encoding protein RSI-1-like, with the protein MAARSYSPTMVALSLLLLVTFSNVAEAYTRSGTLRPSDCKPRCTYRCSATSHKKPCMFFCQKCCAKCLCVPPGTYGNKQVCPCYNSWKTKEGGPKCP; encoded by the exons ATGGCAGCACGTTCCTACAGTCCCACCATGGTTGCCCTCTCTTTGCTTCTTTTGGTCACATTCTCTAACGTAGCAGAG GCTTATACACGCAGTGGAACACTTCGTCCTTCAG ATTGTAAACCAAGGTGTACTTACCGTTGCTCTGCAACTTCACACAAGAAGCCATGCATGTTTTTCTGCCAGAAGTGTTGTGCAAAATGCTTATGCGTTCCTCCTGGTACATATGGCAACAAGCAAGTTTGCCCTTGCTACAACAGCTGGAAGACCAAGGAAGGAGGACCCAAATGCCCTTAA